The window ctttgggtactaggttcaagtccattttctccctctttttttattaatcatctttctcgacattatcattgattggtttcttataaatttattttttttattctttttagtaaatattttaataacgatgacaacttgacaagcaatgaatttcgctaacaatcaagtaatcatcaaaggtacgtccgcaatattatagtatttttttattatataaatatttaaagaaaaaataaaaatggaaccgatggtccaacccgcccgtcccgtgagttggaatcgccggaaccgcctcatgaaccgccaaggaaccatttggaaccgccccgaaccggaatcgaatggaaccggaacggaaccggcccaacccggaccgtggccaggCCTAGCTGGACACGTTCATTTGACATCTTTCGtgattaacaatgttattagaaattgtgttgcagAAGAACCATCAATTAAGGTTTCTATGGTGcgacaaatggtgaaagaccaatttggtgtcgaagtgacctataagcgggtatggtgtgctaaacagcaagcccttctctccatctatgaGACATGAGAAGACTCTTATCCTCTCCTTCCACACTTATTGAAAGCAATGCAAGTTTCTAACCTCGGgactgtagttgagtggttctttaaggaagataacgATGTTGGTATGTACGTTtgtcctagtattagaactttacAACGTGTGTTCTGGGCTTTTAAACCTAGTATAGAGgggttcaagtattgcaaaccctTTATTGGCATTGACGGAACACACTTGTAcggtaagtatcgccatacaTTATTGACTACGATTgctcaagatgggaacaagggaatcttcccgcttgcctttgctttggtaGAGAAAGAATGTATAGCTGCGTGGTGTTGGTTTATGGCgtgtgttcgtaagcatgtgatgcataaTCCAGGTTTATGTGTTATTTCTGATACATAGCAACCGTGGAGGAGCCGAAATGGCAACCTCTAaatgcccatcataggttttgcttacggcatttgttaagtaacttcgactgtcaaatgggtaatgtgaagttgaagaagatgtatggtaggactacagagcaaagacaaccacatAAGGTCATCGAGGGATTGAAGGCTATTGGTGTTGCCAAACGAGAAgctcttttttggattgataaagttggtgatatgtgtaaatggtcaatatgtcatgatAGAGGTtataggtatggtgttactaaCACCAACTTAGCCGAAGTATTCAATAACTTGATGAAGGGTGTACGATTCTTGCCTATAACTATTCTTGTGGAGTTCACCTTCTACcttgttgatgattattttgttaaaagacgcgagaatgcaaatgcatggctaattgggggaagtaagtacacttcacacgccacAAGAATTATCACCCGTAACACTGAGAAGGCAAACTTCTATGAGATCgtcgcatttgactacagacgaggcctttttcaagttaagacaggacgtggtaatagaggatccgccaagggtggtaaaatacaaagtgtgcATTTGAGAGAGAggaaatgcacttgtaacaaaccctcCATATGTCACTTACCTTGTTCGCATGTTCTTGGCGTTTGTATTAAAAGACACTTATTGTATGAGTGTTTTGTGGACTCCTGCTACACTACCCAGAGCTATGTGAATACATATGAATCCATATTCATGTcgttgattgataagaggtcatggcctcaatacattggtgttgaggtgatacacgatccagatcacattcgTGGACTAGGAAGACCTAAGTCAAGGAGGATCACCAACGAGATGGACGAAGGGTCAAGGAGACGCAACACTTGTCGATGGTGTGGTagtgaaggtcacaacactagaacttgcacgtcaaggtaaacATAAAGACTatggaaacaaataaataacataagtaaaccATTTGAGTATTTCTTAAGTCTTTACGTATAATGATAACTATAACTAAGTTATTATTGAATTACAGTAGAGATGGATCtagcagctccaggccctcgCGACCCTAGTGTGCTGACGATGCATTCGGATCACAGGAGTAGTTAACTATGGGATGTCCAGGTTagtaaacttaattttttgaatGTATATGCCTTAATACTTTAACTTTATGCTAATATAATCTTTGCATTCAGGTTTCCGACACAGAgaccatatacaccaggcatcccgaCTCTGCTCCGTGGCAGATTGACGCACGGATCATCCCCTACATTCAACGAGCGAGGTTGTACGACTTCCACTTTATCGCTTATGGGAGATTCGATCGGGCTTTAgtcacggctttagtcgagcggtggGCCCCAAGAGACACATACCTTTCACCTACCTCTAGGTAAAGCTACTGTCACTTTACTTGACGTAACTCGATAGTTAGCAAGATATAGTTCACAGGGTCTTAGGAGTCCGACCCCCCTAGAGGTATCCAAAGGGAGTAGGTTGCGTtgcgcgtaacatggcttgcacaaaacttctcgcacctccctgaaggtgctAATGAGGCTACCATTGAGAGATACGATAAGGCATATCTCTTATATATAATTGGTGCTAtcttgttctccgacaagaTTGGCAACAGGGTACAACTtttgtacttgacgttgcttgatgcgccatgggaggtcatctcTGGTTACAGTTGGGGTTTCGCAGCCCTAGGTTATCTGTACAGGAGATTATGTGACGCTTCacggaagaacgtgaaggagatcgctgAGCCCCTAATTATTCTCCAGGTAATACTAACTTTACATGttattgctttgtttcttaatttttttcttatgtttcgtttacttacttatatctgtaattcatagctttgggcgtgggagcatattctcaTTGGGCAACCGATGAGGACtgtgggacgtggtgcatttgcgccaccaattcttccaccccCACATGTGCCGTACGGATCGCGATGGTCCTTTAATAGACATATAAGGACCCACACAGGATCTGGCGTGGGCTTCTACCGCGATTAATTGGATCTGCTTCGAGCTGACCAGGTAAAGGCTTCACTTACTAGTCTCTTAACTATCACattgcgtaatttattaattacattttcacgTGTAGTTTCAATGGGACgcttaccccgctgaggcatacgcAGCATTACCTTAGCACTCAGGGatattgtcaggggcgtggaAAGCATCTGTACCTTTGATATGCctcgacatagtcgaagtgcatcttCCTGAgtgcgtactgcgccaattcgGGATGGTACAAGGCATCCCGCCGCCTTGTGACACAGTGGCGGAGCTCCATCACAGCTCACGCAAGGGTCGGGAACCTAAGATCTGGTTtgagatcaactggcgccatatAGCTCGTTGGGATCACAGGCTAGAGCTGCTAGCCCAAGGTGCGCCAATCGATgctgtaggcgcacctacttcggcggattacaagtcgtggttcctctccatcactcgttgatggatgacaccacgaggtatcatcgcagttgcccagtacgctcccgcagcaccgacgatgacacagtttgtaagtattcttccatgttgattattatccatagaacttacataCTATAAATTTCATTAACTCCAAATTGAATGCAGGCACAGGACATTGCAGGTGTCATCAGCTCTAGCCAGGAGGAGCCTGTACGGGAGAATGCCCAAGGCATAGTCCTAGGGACACAGTTTTAGCACTTCATTCCAGAATTCGTTGTGCCTGACATCACTATGGACGAGCAGGGTTCATCTCCCCATCATGCCGACATTCATCTTGAGGGggtagacttaacgtgccccgactatggtgccgggtcctcacagggtgctggatcatcccagtatcaatcacctcccttacccgagcgtcatgcgacggcctcttactatcgtaggaggcgtaaaagaccgtcacagttagagagggtacaggaggaggattagcattagtatacggtttttatatattaaacattagtaacgttttgtatatattgaatatttgtaacatgtggactgttgtgtatattttgtaatatatatatatagatgtgtgtatatatgtttatcgtattatcacatgtttattatgaatgaaatgatgttaattactcagagttttcggcgataaatcattccgccaagaattaaatatgaattttaatcaaaatcaaacagacACTCATACtcaaatagggaaaatgctctcgaaaattcaatacaatttcattcatgttcaacaaatccatatcaaattacatagttcattctttaagttaaactaccgccactaactaagattgcttcttaaactttctcataatcctttcagtctcttcttcccTATATgtcatatcatctatttgtctcttgagattaaatacctcatctttaagctcttatttttctttttcaagccatttggtaccctccggagcaatccatctaaagtatgtgcaacCGAATCCTTCATCCAAGTTTAatggacaagcaacaaaatcacggccAGGATCGatgtcgctccaatctgtattaatctcaatttCATAAcaacaatcacaaagctcttcaatagaatgctcctatgacatctacggaacacatatgatatagtaacatatgtaaacattcaaaaataatattaacatttataaattgagaataatactaacataatactttgcgttaccttcaaaatcgattaattagaacaagaatgatggagtttggatacaatgaagtaggcaaatgatggagttatttacagaacataataacaatagcacttttcaacttcataacgggtatttttcaattttacaatggctagtttaaatcatacaaaaaagtcaataaaagtcaaaccaggtcaagggtaaagtcgctgttagtaacgacATTAaggtttgaccagtcaacccttaagtcgttgttagtaacagcgacttcacccttgactaaatttttaaccatttcttttaattcgctgttagtaagagtgagtatacaccaagcctagctttagagccaaggacgcttattttgggaaaaaaagtttaaacgaaacttattttttgaataaagtaattaaattgtctaatttttttcaaatcttcCCAAATCCTAGTCCAAGCCATAGAAGAAACGAAAGTTGTCCAAACTATACcttaatcaatcaaaaagagTGTCACAATCACAAATTATGGCTCAAAAGAACCGAAAGTTTCAAATCTTCCCAAATCCTAGTCTAAGCCACAGAAGAAACGAAAGCTGTCCAAACTATACcttaatcaatcaaaaagagTCACAATCACAAATTATGGCTCTAAAGAACCGAAAGTTGTGTCTTATTTTGATATGTACTCCAAACAAAAGAACCTTCTATAAAATCAATGCAAATCCCACAACTTTCTTTTTCACCTGCATTATTTTCTGATTCTACAGCAGTCTATTTTGACAACATAGAACTCTATTTACACTGTAACTccatgctttgttttaattggTTTACCAACATTTCTGACATGAATTTAGACCATCAAAACATCGATACAAAAATGGCAGCTCAAACTTCAAAACGTAACAAACGAACTAAAAAAATGCCACCACTCTGCATTCTTAGTTCTTTGTAAACATTACACTCAGGTTACCAGATTTCGGTACATATCCAAATGTTTGGCTCAGATCCAACAACAAAAATGCCCAAGTCATAAACCCAAAAAATTGGAGTCGACTACGGATACATGAACCATGAAATCAGTCTCAATAATCACCTTTCTCAACTCATTTCTTGTATCATCTACCGTTAAAAAACAAAGGTCTACTCAAGTAAAATGAACTAAAGTGACCTAGCTAAACAAAAAAGATGCAAAAATAGGAAGAAAAAGCAGCACGTTTGGGTTTCTAATAGGAGAACATGGCACCAAATCATATTCTCACTGATCTGCTATTGATATTCTCTGTCTGATATCTTACTGATTTGCCTCAATATTCTCTGTATGATTTCTCATTGTACTGTTACCTATATTCTCTATAAGGTTTCACCTTAGGTAATCAAAAATATGCAGTCTCATCTCAACAATAAATACAGATTTGGGCACTAGGGACGATGCAGCTCCACTATTTTCATCTTTCCTGCACTAGCTCTTAGTCTAAAGCATCCTTTTGTGATCACAGAAAACTATTCAAAATCATAATTTCATGTCGGTTCTTGCATATGGTATCACCCAATACCTAACTTTCAGCTTCCTAACGACCAACATGTTCAATTTAGAGGTGAATAATGTATGGGCCTGCTTCAAAGTGGTACTGTCCGAGCCAGTCCTGATTTCCTTCAGTGTGTAGCGTGAGATGATCATCGTTACCATATCACCGTTCTCTTACCACAATCATGatcgttaccgcatttttacacaATGACTAAACCATAGGAGTGCAAACTCAGCTATACAAGATAAATAACTAATATACAAAATTACAGTAATAGCGGACATTGTTTCATGTTAATACACAAACTATTAGCACGTTTGCATATTGAATACAAACATCTTTTGAATTCATTGAAATACTGCACATGCAAAAGGATTAACATCATGACAAGAATGACATGATTATACATTGCCATGATTTCAATTGGAATAGGTTAACATATGGAAGGATTAAACTTAAAAAGGGTGAATTCTTACTAGTGATCAATACACTCTTGAAACACCATCTTATACCCATTCTCATCGAGTTGTTCAATAGCTTGATTAAATATTGGATTTATTAACGGCAAATTCCAGTGGGTTCTACATTCTTTACGATCCAAGGGTGCTGTAATATCTTCTGAAGAGAGAGCCTCTTTGAGGAATCCTTCACCAGAAGCTGCGTATCCAAATCGCATGCTCAGAAAAACCCAGAGAGGGGGATTTCTTAAGGACCattacttttattataaaaaagtaaaaacttACTCGGCGTATTAGATCCTTGGCATCTAAGGAAATTTCAATTGCATCTGGGAAGTTCAAATCAACCTTCATAATCCTACACATGCAAACTACTAAGTTAACAAAACAAGGCTCTTAACTTATATAGAAAACTTTTGTTGATGATTTTTGTTATGAATTTCTTTCTTTACCTTCTAAAAGTGTCACGTTGGCTCTCTGCCTCAAATGGAGGAGCTCCATATAAGAACTCATAGCAAAGGACACCCAAAGTCCAGTTATCAACTGCATAATCATGGGCTTTATTTTCCACCATTTCTGGAGCCAAATAGTCAAGAGTTCCACACATAGTGTGTCTCTTATTTCTTGACTGTACAGACCATCCAAAATCTGCAATCTTTAGACGACCCTAAGCATAAAATAAATGGAATACTCAGGACACCTTTCTTGAAACCCCTACTTAGCTAATAGTAATAACCAAACATTCATAGTCCATTCCCCTACTTCCCCAACTCGGCAAAAGACTTTTGTAACCCCTTATTCTCTTTAGGGGTCGTTTGGATTGAAAGCCAATATTTAAGGGGCAATAAAATTCAAAGTAggaaaataaagttagttagataaataattaaaggaatttgattgttaaAGAGGTGGAAGAATGAATtagaaaaaactgaaaaatagagaaaatagcAATAAGTTCCCTTATTTTGGGATATAAATTTACCCTAGGGGGAGGTGGGGGAATTCTTTACCTCCAAATGAGagaaatcaaactctttttctgttcatctttttttaatttactcctATTCTACCTTTATCACAATTATGTTAACAACTTCATTTGCATCTCTAGTTACCTTTGTtacattagtttgactttttttatttactctCAATCCAAATGACCTCTTAGAGTGTATTCATTCCTTGTTAGTTGAATTTTTGCTGCTCATGTAAGTGTATTCTAACTAATTGAGAGTATAACATAAATCCGTACAAACCATTGATTCACATGACTGATCAATGAAGGAATGTAAATGTCATAATAGAAATACCTAGCAAGAAAATAAAACACTTTATCCTGCTACAACAAACTACTCAATTGTAACTATACACAGGGatttttaacaaagaaaaatatagtgcACTTTAGTAAAAAATCATTATAATCTGGTATAGAAGAAAAGTACACTTTTGAAAAGCCAAATTGAAGTGCTGAAAATTGATACCTCATGATCAAGCAACAAATTCTCTGGCTTGATGTCCCTATGGATGACATTCTTGTCATGACAATACGCCAATGCCTGCGTCAAACTTGCAATATACTGTCTCCAAGaaacaatcaaaacaaaatcCAATTATGACAGAAAACACATGAAATccacaatatcaataaaataaaaccccACAAAAGGGATGAATGGATCCATGAAGTATTTGAGGAGAGAACAGTTGGAACTTTACTCCTAAGTAGGTGTTTTAGACAAATTTGCAAGGTTTCCTGCTTAAGATCCTTCTCCTGTTTGCTAGCTTTCCTGCTTTAATCAAAAAACTCTCTCTTTGTAAGCAGGGGCCACAGGATGCACTGGACTCAGGCATAACGCGGGGAACTCCAGTCTCAAAGCACAGAATGGTGATCAATTGGCTAACAATTCATAATTATCACGAAACAAGAGATAGGCTTACTCAATGGGGTATTTTTGAttcttccctttccctttctaGTCAGCACTAGTGAACACCTTCTATTTCCATGTCACTAGGGAGTCACTGCTTCTTGGGATGATTGGGTTACTAAGTTTAGGAAAgctagggggtgtttggcaaacgcCTAGTAGCTGGTAACTACTTAAGGAACCTTTATGAACTTATTTGACCAAACGAATTTGCTAGTTGGCTATTTCAGAGTGTTTGATAAAAATTTCGCTGATAGCTGAAAGCTAGTTGATATAAAAAGACATATTAGGACATGAGGCACATGAAAGAGATGAAAATAAGGATATTCTTGTCCAATGTCAGACGATTCGTGATTCGATTTGATTGGATGTACGGATTCGCGATTCACGATTCGCTAGTCGCATATTAGTTGTTCGTTCACTTAAGTTGTTTGGTTCAAATTTTAGGTATTATTTAATATAACTGTAAAAGATATAAGTAGTCAtgacattaatttaatttaattgtattgttttataaataaattcatGTGATTGTAAAAAAAACAGGTGATTAAATGATAGAAAAAGAAAAGTTAAAATGGGATAGCTCACTAATCAAATAATATTGAAggataagaaagaaaaaaaagaaaaaaaataaagaaaaggtaTAAAAAGTAGTCAGATAACTTTTAAATGGGCTTAGCCCACTTATCAAATAAAGGAGGGcatctaaaaaaattattgcATAGTGAAAGTCTAAAATAGAAGAATAAAAGCAAGCACATAATAAGGAAAGAAAAACCCTAGTAGGCGACTAAACATCAAAGCCTTCATCTCCTCCATGCAAGTTATTTCTCCTTCTCTCTTCTCTTCCCTTCAATTTTTCTGcagtttttttctcttttcttagtGTCGAAATTTCAAAGTTTGAGAAAGCTTCTCTCtttttaaacaataaaattgtCGCCGACGATTTCAATCATACATAAAGGCAATTCAATCGGCGAACGAACCCCAGTTCGGGCCAATCGTACCGATTCGTGATTGGTGGGTAAAACCAccgaatcatgtgacattgtTCTTGTCACGTAAATTGAAGAGCAAATTAGAATGAGAGAGCACGCTGCTCTTCTTAGCATGTAGTAGATTGGCTTATTTACATCAAAAAGTTGTTCCAATAGCTCTTTTATCAAACAgttttttagcttattttattcATCCAACCAACTAACTCACACAATCAACTAAATTCTCCtatcaactttttattaaaagCCCCTAAACAGTGGCATTAAACCAAACTTTTTGTAAGTAATGAATACACATGAGAAAAATTGTTTGGAAAAAATTAACTTAACTTTAATCATTGAAACTTAACTGAGCTTAAATACGTTGGGAAAGCAGATCTAGGAAATAGTAAAATCGAATCATGTCTTTGTTTAGGAAATAATAAACTAACCATTTGAAACCCAAATTACTCTTGCTTTATtcttttcatggtatcagagtcaaAGGTGGTTTCCAGTGACCGGTAGAAGTCCACCTTCTCAGGGCTCATCATCTTACAAAACAACACTTACCCAAAAATTGAAAAGATCAAAAATTACACTTACCAAAGATCTAGATCCAaaatattatgccaaaaaggtTAAACTACAACAAAGTGGTTCAAGtaaccaaaacaaaacaaatcgaTTCAaccaaatttcaacacaaaattgatcaatttaacaaAACGGCCAAATCAAATGAAAAACTTTGGAATTTTGAGTTTACCAAGTGGTTTAACATGGTGAACATGTCCATTAATGGAAGGAGGAGGCTCAAAATCACCATTGCCTCTTCGACCGTTAAAATTCCAACCCATCATCAAAGAACACAAGATGCCAGAAGAACGAATTTATCTCTTAATAATGAAGATAATGCCCATAAGCCATATAGAAAATCATATAACGACACAAATAACCCATATTCAAACTACTAATGGTGAACGTATTAATTTGGCCAGTGTAGGAACTATTGAAGAGGCATCTAAAATTCACTTTAAAAGTCTCATAAACTTTTATCTATAAGTCAATTGACTAGGAAACtaaattatattgttttcaTGCTTTTTGGTGGGATTATTGTGTAGGATGACAGAGAGACTATTAGAAGTGGTACAGAAAGGGATGGATTGTATTATGTTGATAAGGTGACACAAAAAGGTCAGGTAGTGTTTACTCATAGTTCTACTGAAAAACAATTATGGATGTGACATCGACATTTAGCACATACTTCCTTAGGGTATCTAAAacatctctttctctctcttaaaaCCTCTAAAATATCCCTAGAATGTGAAACTTGTGTGCTTGCCAAAAGTCATAAAGACTCCTATCTACCAACTTATCTGATTCTGACAAACTATTTTCTAATTCTTTGATGTATGGGGTCGTGCACCTGAATTtgaaacacatttttttttcttattttgtgttatttattgatgattgtactcgTATGAGTTATGTTTATTTCTTGAAACAAAAATCCAAAGTCTTTGATATGTTTGTGAGCATctataaaatgattcaaactcAGTATAACAAAAAATCACATCCTAAGACTGTAAGGCAGGAATTATCACAGAAGACTGTAAGCATTATTTAAGTATAAAAGTGAGGATGAACAAGGTTAAGTACATCTAAAATTTCTGATATAagtagaaatttttttaaaagaaacaaCAAATTGAACAACCCAAgataataaataggaacacTTTAACTAGGGGAGTGAGTATTAATCTAGAATAAGTTTAGGCGGTTTGTTATCTTAACCATTTTATTCCTTCTATATAGAGAGAATGGATCCTGTCtttgtttaaacaataataaactAAACATCAAAAACCCAAAATACTCTTGCATTAATTCTTTTCAAAATCACCATTTTGACAACAAAAACCAGAAATACCAAATGAATTTAACCTGAAAACACAGCAAAATGCTCAAAAAAGGTATACCGTAGCAGCTTGCTTCTCGGGAAGATGACCTAAATTACGGAGTTCCTTATAAAGCTCACCCCTAAAAGCATACTCAAGAATCAACACAATCCTTTCATCATCATGAAACCATCCATACAATCTTAAAACATTCGGATGGCGTAAACTCATTTGAATCTCCATTTCCCTCCTCAATTGATGATGCAATCTATACTTCTCTATTTGCTCCTTAAATATCACCTTCAATGCCACTATATATTTACTCtgctaattaaaatattttcaaattacaacaaaataaaCGGAATTAAGGAATGGAAACACGTATAGAATCAAGAAAGCTGAGAAAGAACCTTGATTTCACGAGCAAGATAGACTCTACCGAATTTTCCCTTTCCTAAGGGTTTTCCGATTTCGAAATCCGCAATTGACCAATCTCTGTTTATATTAGGGTTTTGTGGTTTCTGTGGGTTCttgatttgttgattttttgaaggctTTAGAGAATGTTGAGGGGGTTTTTGAGAATGTTTTTGCGGAGGTTTAGGGATTTGAGGCGCCATTGATTTTGAGTTGGGGAATACGGTAGCTGAAGAGAGAAAATGTAGATTGGAATTGTCGAAGAGGAAGTGTTGCCGTTATGATTTGAATTTGGGAGGAGCGTAATAAAAGAAACTTTTTGTCAATACTCGCCGTTTTGGTTAATGCTAAACTAGTTCAAAAAATAGGGCATTGCTGATTTGTTCTAGCTTTTTTCATGgtatttgttggacctcttcagttttgatgatgactacactttatttaaacaaatatgtttttagagattgtgtgcaggtcgatatccgattgaaatggtgatcgttgatagtacctatggcttagttcatggaaaagtacgtgtcaaaaggattcaagagatgttagaagagtatatcacttgggatgtaaaatggagacaagaAGTCTattgttcctaagttggatgttctaacaaaactggaaattggagacagcgcactgttcctgaactggagtcagcttacgtccactgaaaattctagttattattttaattattatttttagttgatgtattaattatattaatttgtttcatttattaattattataattaattagcaaaaagttttctaaaaattactttacgtatgagtctctaaataaagatcctttattttaggatctatatttagtaaatattggatttactaaaaatagaaatagcggttgttgaataggtcttagctattatttttaaccggtctttatcttagataataggttaacgtgtctatttttattaagtataaccgtttctataaatagcaaaaatattccagcagttagtactggaacaggaactgttgtttgtgaaactgctgcttaaagggaacagaacctattattagggaacaacggttattgctaaataac of the Amaranthus tricolor cultivar Red isolate AtriRed21 chromosome 6, ASM2621246v1, whole genome shotgun sequence genome contains:
- the LOC130815419 gene encoding serine/threonine-protein kinase Aurora-3; its protein translation is MAPQIPKPPQKHSQKPPQHSLKPSKNQQIKNPQKPQNPNINRDWSIADFEIGKPLGKGKFGRVYLAREIKSKYIVALKVIFKEQIEKYRLHHQLRREMEIQMSLRHPNVLRLYGWFHDDERIVLILEYAFRGELYKELRNLGHLPEKQAATYIASLTQALAYCHDKNVIHRDIKPENLLLDHEGRLKIADFGWSVQSRNKRHTMCGTLDYLAPEMVENKAHDYAVDNWTLGVLCYEFLYGAPPFEAESQRDTFRRIMKVDLNFPDAIEISLDAKDLIRRLLVKDSSKRLSLQKILQHPWIVKNVEPTGICR